A stretch of the Nosocomiicoccus ampullae genome encodes the following:
- a CDS encoding alkaline phosphatase, which translates to MANFKSIVSSVLLSTTLLSSISAPVFAAEENDSQNSSEQDNQTEMQECKTETPKNVILMIADGMGVSQLGAYRYYKDNEDEPGLDKISFDDYLVGSQLTVSDDPELNITDSGAAGTALATGERTFNGAISVDKNKEAVKTVLEDYKEAGRSTGLVATSQLTHATPAAFAAHNESREDEMDIAEQMTRTVEVGEEEQPIVDVMLGGGTDFFQQKDENGEVELDLVKELEEKSGFTYVTSRDEMLNDTDSERMIGLFAESGMSKDIDRPEEEPSLKEMTDTAIEKLSQNEEGFFLMVEGSQPDWAGHANDLTGMMSEISAFDEAYQSAVEFAEKDCNTLVIALADHATGGLSVGAGDKYEFHPKVVDQMKMTHEGLTEKLLEKDADIEALVEENIQIEDITDDEKKAIIDAAKAEDEEKTLDAINKVIDKRANVSWGSKVHTGEEILVYAYGPGKEKFDGVQHNIQNAENIRSFLE; encoded by the coding sequence ATGGCAAATTTTAAGTCAATTGTATCATCAGTGTTATTATCAACAACGTTATTATCAAGCATTTCAGCACCTGTTTTTGCTGCTGAGGAAAATGATTCACAAAATTCATCAGAGCAAGACAACCAAACTGAAATGCAAGAATGTAAAACAGAAACGCCTAAAAATGTTATTTTAATGATTGCTGACGGTATGGGTGTTTCTCAACTTGGTGCGTATCGTTACTATAAGGATAATGAAGACGAGCCAGGTTTAGATAAGATTTCATTTGATGACTATTTAGTCGGATCTCAATTAACAGTCAGTGATGATCCAGAATTAAATATTACAGATTCAGGCGCAGCAGGTACAGCACTTGCAACAGGTGAACGTACGTTTAACGGTGCTATTTCTGTAGATAAAAACAAAGAAGCTGTCAAAACAGTACTTGAAGATTATAAAGAAGCGGGCCGTTCAACTGGATTAGTTGCAACGAGTCAACTAACACATGCAACACCAGCTGCATTTGCTGCACATAATGAATCACGTGAAGATGAAATGGATATTGCAGAGCAAATGACACGTACAGTTGAAGTAGGTGAAGAAGAACAGCCAATCGTCGACGTAATGCTTGGTGGAGGCACAGATTTCTTCCAGCAAAAAGATGAAAATGGAGAAGTTGAATTAGATTTAGTAAAAGAATTGGAAGAAAAATCAGGGTTTACATATGTGACATCTCGTGACGAAATGTTAAACGATACAGACTCTGAACGTATGATTGGATTATTTGCTGAAAGTGGAATGAGTAAGGATATTGACCGTCCAGAGGAAGAACCATCATTAAAAGAAATGACAGATACAGCGATTGAAAAATTATCTCAAAATGAAGAAGGTTTCTTCTTAATGGTTGAAGGCTCTCAACCTGACTGGGCAGGACACGCGAATGATTTAACAGGAATGATGAGTGAAATTTCAGCGTTTGATGAAGCGTATCAATCAGCAGTTGAGTTTGCAGAAAAAGATTGTAATACGTTAGTCATTGCACTTGCAGACCACGCAACAGGTGGACTATCAGTAGGTGCAGGAGATAAGTACGAATTCCACCCTAAAGTTGTCGATCAAATGAAGATGACACATGAAGGGTTAACTGAGAAGTTATTAGAAAAAGATGCAGACATTGAAGCATTAGTAGAAGAAAATATTCAAATCGAAGATATTACAGATGACGAGAAAAAAGCAATTATAGACGCTGCGAAAGCAGAAGATGAGGAAAAAACATTAGATGCGATTAACAAAGTCATAGACAAACGTGCAAATGTTTCGTGGGGTTCTAAAGTACATACAGGTGAAGAGATACTTGTATATGCTTATGGACCAGGAAAAGAGAAGTTTGACGGTGTTCAACATAATATTCAAAATGCTGAAAATATTCGTTCATTCTTAGAATAA
- the rapZ gene encoding RNase adapter RapZ produces the protein MKNLVILTGMSGAGKSVALESLEDMGYFSIDNLPVPLLPKIVEMMQSTNEHMHDVALSIDLRDRKFFSQLVPVINELITEKEMRTSIVFLDASDSKLISRYKETRRSHPLNDNVTLSEAIQNERQLLKDVKKVSSYIIDTTDLSTKKLKENISNYLNYDRNEGFTVNVLSFGFKHEIPKDADIMFDVRFLPNPFYVEELRPKTGLDEDVYNYIMQFKDTDIFYNKFVELLNFTLPLYVKEGKTQLNIAIGCTGGQHRSVALAERISNYLRTRHTYRVNTIHKEVHRALDDE, from the coding sequence ATGAAAAACTTAGTCATTTTAACTGGTATGAGTGGTGCAGGTAAATCTGTTGCTTTAGAATCTTTAGAAGATATGGGTTATTTTTCAATCGATAATTTACCTGTCCCGTTATTACCTAAAATTGTAGAGATGATGCAGTCGACAAACGAACATATGCATGACGTGGCGTTAAGTATAGATTTAAGAGATAGAAAGTTTTTCAGTCAACTCGTACCAGTCATCAATGAACTCATTACAGAAAAAGAGATGCGTACGAGTATTGTCTTTTTAGACGCATCGGACAGTAAGCTGATCAGTCGCTATAAAGAGACAAGAAGAAGTCATCCGTTAAATGATAATGTGACGTTATCTGAAGCTATTCAAAATGAACGTCAGTTGCTCAAAGATGTTAAAAAAGTGTCGTCATATATTATTGATACGACAGATTTAAGTACGAAAAAATTAAAAGAAAACATTTCTAACTATTTAAATTACGACCGTAATGAAGGATTTACGGTAAACGTTTTAAGTTTCGGATTTAAACATGAAATCCCAAAAGATGCGGATATTATGTTTGACGTACGTTTTTTACCGAATCCATTTTATGTTGAAGAGTTACGACCAAAAACTGGGTTAGATGAGGATGTCTATAACTATATTATGCAGTTTAAAGATACTGACATTTTTTATAATAAGTTTGTCGAGTTATTAAACTTTACACTCCCACTATATGTAAAAGAAGGTAAAACCCAGTTAAATATTGCAATTGGATGTACGGGTGGTCAACACCGCTCGGTTGCGTTAGCTGAACGTATCTCAAACTATTTAAGAACAAGACATACGTATCGAGTGAATACGATTCATAAAGAAGTGCATAGGGCTTTAGACGATGAATAA
- the pgsC gene encoding poly-gamma-glutamate biosynthesis protein PgsC: protein MIGTELYFSLFTGVLLSLLFAERFGISPAGLVVPGYLALIFDQPVMLFSILIISCITYIIVDKVLSKVIILYGRRKFSAMILTAMILKFIFDAMFPYAPIPHDMIEISGIGMVIPGIIANTIQRQGVVITLSSSLFVTFLTYVLLNVYNYVVLV from the coding sequence GTGATTGGTACAGAACTTTATTTTTCATTATTTACAGGTGTACTACTAAGTTTACTGTTTGCTGAAAGATTTGGTATAAGTCCAGCAGGGTTAGTTGTACCTGGATATCTCGCTTTAATATTTGACCAACCAGTAATGTTATTTTCGATTCTCATAATTAGTTGTATTACATATATAATCGTCGACAAAGTTCTTAGTAAGGTTATTATTCTTTACGGTAGAAGAAAATTCTCAGCAATGATTTTAACCGCGATGATTTTAAAGTTTATATTTGATGCGATGTTTCCATATGCACCGATACCTCATGACATGATTGAAATTTCAGGTATTGGTATGGTTATTCCTGGAATTATTGCAAACACGATTCAAAGACAGGGTGTAGTCATTACGTTATCATCATCGCTATTTGTCACGTTTTTAACGTATGTTTTATTAAATGTATATAACTACGTAGTCTTAGTTTAA
- a CDS encoding gamma-glutamyltransferase, producing the protein MIKKLFPLLALILLLLSSVTIYMFKNNRDLLSLEKDSFKNEKTESYSVTSSDYRASEVGQKIIADGGNAADAAIGVAFALAIVEPYASGLGGGGALLYYDGQMEKPDEIKYQSISSSEYAHGDLIGVPGLVSGMDTLQKEYASMDMKDILDYVIPLAEDGITVDARFAQNLALYKEYNDDSPFYKDGEPLPSGEKVKQPELADTLKYIQTHGVEAFYEKLGETMTDEFEHFSVEDFTNYKTTKGNVLSMDYKGSKVFTPSSPLGGVFTLQALQIDEVLREENGEDYNFIQSVNDSRDIMMLNKDIVSDNEGDRTQYLDKNYIKNELYHLKNVSKVDYEENINNNTTHFVVVDKDGHMISATNTLNRYFGSGKYTSLGFYLNNSLDNFSKDSTSPNYGEPNKTPRSYTSPTIIVNDDSYIGIGTPGGNMIPTVVSQIIIQYLNNDLSLKSAIQQGRLFKENEEIYYENFTDFESLGNIDELESPIRKISSPNEFGNIQSVIYVRDSKESYRYYDRNNR; encoded by the coding sequence ATGATTAAAAAACTTTTTCCTTTATTAGCATTAATATTATTGTTACTTTCATCAGTAACGATTTATATGTTTAAAAATAATCGAGACCTTCTTTCTTTAGAAAAAGATAGTTTTAAAAACGAAAAGACAGAATCATATTCTGTAACGTCAAGTGATTATAGAGCAAGTGAAGTGGGTCAAAAGATTATAGCAGATGGTGGAAATGCTGCAGATGCAGCGATCGGTGTTGCTTTCGCGTTAGCGATTGTTGAGCCATATGCTTCAGGACTTGGTGGCGGTGGTGCGCTATTATATTATGATGGTCAAATGGAAAAACCAGATGAAATAAAGTATCAAAGCATATCGTCTAGTGAGTACGCACATGGTGACTTAATCGGTGTTCCAGGGTTAGTAAGTGGTATGGATACTTTACAAAAAGAGTACGCAAGTATGGATATGAAAGACATTTTAGATTACGTGATTCCTTTAGCTGAGGACGGGATTACAGTCGATGCAAGGTTTGCACAAAACCTCGCACTATATAAAGAATATAATGACGACAGTCCATTTTATAAAGACGGTGAACCACTGCCGAGTGGTGAAAAAGTGAAACAACCTGAACTTGCCGATACGTTAAAATATATTCAAACTCACGGTGTTGAAGCATTTTATGAAAAGCTCGGAGAAACAATGACAGATGAGTTTGAACACTTTAGTGTGGAAGACTTTACGAATTACAAAACGACTAAAGGTAATGTATTAAGTATGGACTACAAAGGTTCTAAAGTATTTACACCGAGTAGCCCACTTGGTGGTGTGTTTACATTACAAGCTTTACAGATTGATGAAGTATTACGTGAAGAGAATGGTGAGGATTATAATTTCATACAATCTGTGAATGATTCAAGAGATATTATGATGTTAAATAAAGATATTGTCAGCGATAATGAAGGAGATCGCACACAGTATTTAGATAAAAATTATATTAAAAATGAACTATATCATTTAAAAAATGTGTCGAAAGTTGATTATGAAGAAAACATTAATAACAATACGACGCATTTTGTTGTTGTAGATAAAGACGGTCATATGATTAGTGCAACAAATACGTTAAATAGGTATTTTGGTTCTGGTAAATATACGAGTTTAGGATTTTATTTAAATAACTCTTTAGATAACTTCTCAAAAGATTCAACAAGTCCAAACTACGGAGAGCCAAATAAAACACCGAGATCTTATACAAGTCCAACAATTATTGTGAATGATGACAGTTACATCGGAATTGGTACACCAGGTGGAAACATGATACCAACAGTAGTCTCTCAAATTATTATCCAATACTTGAATAATGATCTTTCATTAAAATCTGCCATTCAGCAAGGGAGATTATTTAAAGAAAACGAAGAAATTTACTATGAGAATTTCACAGATTTTGAATCACTTGGAAATATCGATGAACTCGAATCACCAATTAGAAAAATCAGTTCACCAAACGAATTTGGTAATATCCAATCGGTCATATATGTCCGTGATTCAAAAGAAAGTTACAGATATTATGATCGAAACAATCGTTAA
- the pgsB gene encoding poly-gamma-glutamate synthase PgsB, which yields MYLIIGLTIIFLILGMLDKYIHNKRLKQLPLRININGVRGKSTITRLTYSILREAGYNVVGKTTGTDARLLYWNQDEEIPIIRKPQGANIGEQRGIIKQTVESGANAIVNECMAVNPDYQKVFQKDLLKANVGAIVNVMEDHMDVLGPTLDEVAESFVATIPKNGHLIVLKDHYVELFKEEAEKRNTEIIVADPSEISEEYLKSFPYLIFAENVAIALGISRVLGIDDDIAYRGMLKAPPDSGAVDIIFYESNDTNNTFVNAFAANEPTSSKAILKKIEASGYEYQSKVILLNCRADRVDRTRQFVQDFLPEIQFDALICTGKSTHMVTEFMKDRNETYINLEGKDNEDVLNEIFKISNNILLFCVGNIHGPGKTIIQYMEDL from the coding sequence TTGTATTTAATTATAGGTTTAACGATTATTTTTTTAATACTCGGTATGTTAGATAAATATATACATAATAAACGTTTGAAGCAGTTACCTCTTCGAATTAATATTAACGGAGTAAGAGGAAAGTCAACGATTACTCGTTTGACCTATAGTATTTTAAGAGAAGCTGGATATAATGTTGTTGGTAAAACAACGGGTACGGATGCACGTCTTTTATATTGGAATCAGGATGAAGAGATTCCAATTATTCGTAAACCTCAAGGTGCAAATATTGGTGAACAAAGAGGGATTATTAAACAAACGGTTGAGTCAGGTGCAAATGCGATCGTGAATGAATGTATGGCAGTTAATCCTGACTATCAAAAGGTATTTCAAAAAGATTTATTAAAAGCGAATGTTGGTGCCATTGTGAATGTTATGGAAGACCATATGGATGTACTTGGTCCAACATTAGATGAGGTTGCAGAGTCTTTTGTTGCAACTATTCCAAAGAATGGGCACTTAATTGTGTTAAAAGACCACTATGTAGAATTATTTAAAGAAGAAGCTGAAAAGAGAAATACTGAAATAATTGTCGCAGATCCATCTGAAATTTCTGAGGAATATTTAAAGTCATTTCCATATTTAATATTTGCAGAAAACGTAGCGATTGCGCTTGGGATTTCTAGAGTATTAGGTATTGATGATGATATTGCTTATAGAGGGATGTTAAAAGCACCACCGGATTCTGGCGCGGTTGATATTATTTTTTATGAATCGAACGATACGAATAATACATTTGTAAATGCGTTCGCAGCAAACGAACCGACGTCTTCTAAAGCAATATTAAAGAAAATTGAAGCGTCTGGTTATGAGTATCAGTCTAAAGTGATTTTACTAAACTGTAGAGCGGATAGAGTTGACAGAACAAGACAATTTGTTCAAGACTTTTTACCGGAAATACAATTTGATGCACTCATTTGTACAGGGAAATCTACACATATGGTGACTGAGTTTATGAAAGATAGAAATGAGACGTATATTAATCTAGAAGGTAAAGATAATGAAGATGTGTTAAATGAGATTTTTAAAATATCAAATAACATCTTATTATTTTGTGTCGGTAACATTCACGGCCCAGGTAAAACAATTATTCAATATATGGAGGATTTATAA
- a CDS encoding CapA family protein yields the protein MRKLTLQEKILKYIKHNKRYNLVLIMVLFVVSIASIYFVYNTFTPDVIESFEEENHRTITYTGNLYLQEYNDIFESENFLTSLNDPLSKNELSFTNVVLDKKVDNKNEQINEIQDNYFTDLTFFNKNVPYVDLVDVERNIGLSLENPNLEDVVEHRIGNRKVSFLSFVDKNSKFISNEVPQINHELEPSFFLPKIQELKKDGDLVIVSVNWGIPNERTVTNRQRELAHALSDAGVDIIIGNNSVVQEIEEYNDTVIFYSLGNLVSNDYISNYKKSLVVQHDIESNQFKVTPVQYTHGALTKNKLNFFEEKTLLKQMPKQTLYKDGEFYFER from the coding sequence ATGAGAAAACTAACACTTCAAGAAAAAATATTAAAGTACATCAAACATAATAAACGTTATAACCTAGTTTTAATAATGGTGTTATTTGTAGTGAGTATTGCCAGCATATATTTTGTGTATAACACATTTACACCTGACGTAATAGAGAGTTTTGAAGAAGAGAATCATCGAACAATTACATACACTGGAAATTTATACTTACAAGAATATAATGACATTTTTGAGTCAGAGAACTTTTTAACGAGTTTAAATGATCCACTTTCAAAAAATGAATTATCCTTTACAAATGTTGTGTTAGATAAAAAAGTGGACAATAAAAATGAACAAATTAATGAAATACAAGATAACTACTTTACAGACTTAACGTTTTTTAATAAAAACGTTCCATATGTTGATCTTGTCGATGTAGAAAGAAATATTGGATTATCTTTAGAGAACCCGAACTTAGAAGATGTAGTTGAACATAGAATTGGAAATAGAAAAGTATCGTTTTTATCATTTGTTGATAAGAATTCAAAATTCATTTCAAACGAAGTACCACAAATCAACCATGAACTCGAACCGAGCTTTTTCCTACCAAAGATTCAGGAGTTAAAAAAAGATGGTGATTTGGTTATAGTCAGTGTGAACTGGGGGATTCCAAACGAACGTACAGTGACGAATAGACAAAGAGAACTTGCACATGCATTGTCTGATGCAGGTGTGGATATTATTATTGGAAATAATAGTGTCGTTCAAGAAATTGAAGAATATAATGATACAGTTATTTTCTATAGTTTAGGTAATTTAGTTTCAAATGATTATATTTCGAACTATAAAAAAAGCCTCGTCGTTCAGCATGATATTGAAAGTAATCAATTTAAAGTGACACCTGTTCAATATACTCACGGTGCTTTAACTAAAAACAAGTTAAATTTCTTTGAGGAAAAAACATTATTAAAGCAAATGCCTAAACAAACGTTATATAAAGATGGGGAGTTTTATTTTGAACGGTAA
- a CDS encoding gluconeogenesis factor YvcK family protein, whose translation MNKKARMNVVLIGGGTGLSVLARGLKNYPIDISAVVTVADDGGSTGKIRSEIDMPAPGDIRNVLAALSESEALIKDLFTYRFNKERIDGHSLGNLMIAAMYDMQGDFSVAVEKLSEILNVKGKVIPSTNLSPQLVAEMSDGSMYIGESYIPKVSKQIERMYILPSNIDGSNRAVEAIENADFIIYGPGSLYTSIMPNVLPKNINNVLKNLNAHQIYISNIVEQPGETISMSAADAVEAIHKHIGKDVIKHVIASDENTKELVTERYKEEGVTAVKIGRDELKEKNINAYIYDNIVQKTEDGILRHDSVQLSKNIYELLLELVDTIEY comes from the coding sequence ATGAATAAAAAAGCTAGAATGAACGTTGTCTTAATTGGTGGAGGTACAGGGCTAAGTGTACTTGCGCGCGGACTTAAAAATTATCCAATCGATATTTCAGCAGTTGTTACCGTTGCAGATGACGGTGGATCGACAGGTAAAATTCGTTCAGAAATTGACATGCCAGCACCTGGAGACATTAGAAACGTTCTTGCTGCGTTAAGTGAATCAGAAGCACTCATTAAAGATTTATTTACATATCGATTTAATAAAGAAAGAATCGATGGACATAGTTTAGGTAACTTAATGATCGCAGCGATGTACGACATGCAAGGGGACTTTTCAGTAGCAGTTGAAAAGTTATCTGAGATTTTAAATGTTAAAGGTAAAGTGATTCCAAGTACAAATCTCTCCCCACAACTCGTTGCAGAAATGTCAGATGGTTCAATGTATATCGGAGAAAGCTACATTCCAAAAGTCAGTAAACAAATCGAAAGAATGTATATACTTCCTTCGAATATAGACGGTTCTAACCGTGCAGTAGAAGCCATTGAAAATGCAGACTTTATAATATATGGCCCAGGTAGCTTATATACGAGTATTATGCCGAACGTCTTACCTAAAAATATTAATAATGTGCTAAAAAATTTAAACGCGCATCAAATCTATATTAGTAATATCGTTGAACAACCAGGTGAAACGATTTCGATGAGTGCGGCGGATGCGGTTGAAGCAATCCATAAGCATATTGGTAAAGATGTCATTAAACATGTCATCGCTAGTGATGAAAATACAAAAGAGCTCGTCACTGAAAGATATAAAGAAGAAGGCGTCACAGCAGTTAAAATCGGTAGAGACGAGTTAAAAGAAAAAAATATTAACGCGTATATATACGACAATATCGTCCAAAAAACAGAAGATGGTATATTAAGACATGACTCCGTACAGTTATCAAAAAATATATATGAACTATTATTAGAGTTAGTTGATACGATTGAATATTGA
- the clpP gene encoding ATP-dependent Clp endopeptidase proteolytic subunit ClpP: MNLIPTVIESTNRGERAYDIYSRLLKDRIIMIGSAIDDNVANSVVSQLLFLQAQDPEKDIYLYINSPGGSVTAGMAIYDTIQHIKPDVQTICMGMAASMGSFLLAAGTKGKRFALPNAEVMIHQPLGGAQGQATEIEIAAKHILNTREKLNKILAERTGQPLEQIEKDTDRDNYLTAEEAKEYGLIDDVLEPEKLQ; encoded by the coding sequence ATGAACTTAATACCTACAGTTATTGAATCGACAAATCGTGGGGAACGTGCATATGATATTTACTCACGTTTATTAAAAGATAGAATTATTATGATTGGTAGCGCAATTGATGATAATGTTGCGAACTCTGTTGTGAGTCAGTTACTTTTCTTACAAGCACAAGATCCAGAAAAGGATATTTATTTATATATTAACTCACCAGGTGGTAGTGTGACTGCTGGTATGGCGATTTACGATACAATTCAGCATATTAAACCAGATGTTCAAACGATCTGCATGGGTATGGCAGCTTCTATGGGTTCTTTCTTACTCGCTGCTGGTACTAAAGGTAAACGTTTTGCATTACCAAATGCTGAAGTGATGATTCACCAACCATTAGGTGGTGCGCAAGGTCAAGCGACTGAAATTGAGATTGCAGCAAAACACATTTTAAATACGAGAGAAAAACTAAACAAAATTTTAGCTGAACGTACAGGTCAACCTCTTGAACAAATTGAAAAAGATACTGACCGTGACAATTATTTAACAGCTGAAGAAGCAAAAGAGTATGGTTTAATTGATGACGTATTAGAACCTGAAAAACTTCAATAG
- the trxB gene encoding thioredoxin-disulfide reductase: MSDVKTYDVAILGAGPAGMTAAVYASRAELSTVMIERGMPGGQVANTEDVENFPGFSLITGPELSSKMFEHSTKFGAEYKFGDVQSVTLDGNYKVIDLGAEKIRAKAVIIATGAEHKKIGVPGEEELAGKGISYCAVCDGAFFKERDLVVIGGGDSAVEEGIFLTKYANKVTVIHRRDELRAQKILQERAFNNEKMDFIWDTEIQSVNGDSVVESVTLYDKNTEETYDFETNGVFIYIGLVPLTKPFENLGILNEKTGYVIANEEMETNVPGIFAAGDVREKTLRQIVTATGDGSIAAQNASEYVSTFTEE, encoded by the coding sequence ATGTCAGACGTTAAAACTTATGATGTTGCGATACTCGGTGCTGGTCCAGCAGGAATGACAGCAGCTGTATACGCATCTCGTGCTGAATTATCAACAGTCATGATTGAACGTGGAATGCCAGGTGGACAAGTGGCAAACACTGAAGACGTTGAAAACTTCCCAGGATTTTCTTTAATTACTGGGCCAGAACTATCATCAAAAATGTTTGAGCACTCAACAAAATTTGGTGCAGAATATAAATTCGGTGACGTACAATCTGTTACATTAGATGGTAACTACAAAGTGATCGATTTAGGTGCAGAAAAAATTAGAGCAAAAGCAGTCATTATAGCCACAGGCGCTGAACATAAAAAGATTGGTGTTCCAGGTGAAGAGGAACTTGCAGGTAAAGGTATTAGTTACTGTGCAGTATGTGACGGCGCATTCTTTAAAGAGCGAGATCTAGTCGTTATCGGTGGCGGAGACTCTGCAGTTGAAGAAGGTATCTTCTTAACAAAATACGCAAATAAAGTCACTGTTATACACCGCCGTGATGAGTTACGTGCACAAAAGATTCTTCAAGAACGTGCGTTTAATAACGAAAAAATGGACTTTATTTGGGATACTGAAATTCAATCTGTAAACGGTGATAGTGTTGTAGAATCTGTCACGTTATATGATAAAAACACTGAAGAAACGTATGATTTTGAAACGAACGGTGTATTTATCTACATCGGATTAGTTCCACTTACAAAACCATTCGAAAACTTAGGCATTTTAAATGAAAAAACTGGATATGTTATTGCGAATGAAGAAATGGAAACGAACGTGCCAGGTATTTTCGCAGCGGGAGATGTTCGTGAAAAAACACTCCGTCAAATTGTAACAGCTACAGGTGACGGTAGTATCGCAGCGCAAAACGCAAGTGAATATGTATCAACATTTACTGAAGAATAA
- the whiA gene encoding DNA-binding protein WhiA, whose amino-acid sequence MSFASEMKNELCRAEVDECCKKHELSAIIKMNGSISMSNGQWVINIQTENAAIARRIFRLVKEVYGIEIELLVRRKMQLKKNNVYICRIKEKSREILDDLNVMKHGEIIHDIEISSLKNDCCVRSYLRGAFLAAGSVNNPETSSYHLEIASLYGEHAEELMKLMNEYDLNAKVIDRKRGYITYLKEAEKISDFLGLIGGHQAMLKFEDIRILRDMRNSVNRLVNCETANLNKTISAAMRQVENIKYIDAVIGLEELPDRLREIAYLRRDNQDMSLKELGESVSSKPISKSGVNHRLRKIDEIAEKLRNGEEIEL is encoded by the coding sequence ATGTCATTTGCCTCAGAAATGAAAAATGAATTATGCCGAGCAGAAGTAGACGAATGCTGTAAAAAACATGAGTTATCTGCAATTATTAAAATGAACGGATCGATATCGATGTCAAACGGTCAATGGGTCATTAATATTCAAACAGAGAACGCAGCAATCGCACGGCGCATATTTAGACTCGTTAAAGAAGTGTACGGAATTGAAATCGAACTTCTTGTTAGACGTAAAATGCAATTAAAGAAAAATAACGTATATATTTGTCGAATTAAAGAAAAATCTAGAGAAATACTCGATGATTTAAACGTGATGAAACATGGTGAAATTATTCACGACATTGAAATTTCTTCATTAAAAAACGATTGTTGTGTGAGAAGTTATTTAAGAGGTGCGTTTTTAGCAGCGGGATCAGTAAATAATCCAGAAACGTCGTCTTATCATTTAGAAATCGCATCTCTATACGGAGAACATGCCGAAGAGTTAATGAAGTTAATGAACGAATATGACTTAAACGCAAAAGTCATCGATAGAAAAAGAGGGTACATTACGTACTTAAAAGAAGCTGAAAAAATATCAGACTTTTTAGGACTCATTGGCGGACACCAAGCGATGCTTAAATTTGAAGATATTCGCATATTAAGAGATATGAGAAACTCAGTAAATAGACTTGTCAACTGTGAAACAGCAAACTTAAATAAGACAATTAGTGCAGCGATGCGACAAGTTGAAAATATTAAATATATCGATGCAGTTATCGGACTTGAAGAATTACCTGACCGATTAAGAGAAATTGCATATTTAAGAAGAGATAACCAAGATATGAGTTTAAAAGAACTTGGAGAAAGTGTATCTTCAAAACCAATTTCAAAATCAGGAGTCAATCACCGTCTTAGAAAAATCGATGAAATTGCAGAAAAGTTACGTAATGGTGAAGAAATAGAATTATAG